A genome region from Carassius carassius chromosome 23, fCarCar2.1, whole genome shotgun sequence includes the following:
- the LOC132101403 gene encoding nucleobindin-2-like produces the protein MWGASHFLLILCLWACLEALPVAVDKTKVSPPVEELEPPKSADTGLHYDRYLREVIDFLEKDPHFREKLHNTDMEEIKQGKLAKELDFVSHHVRTKLDELKRQEVNRLRTLIKVKQDVNGEKGLTVDHQALLKQFEHLNHMNPHTFEVEDLDRLIKSATNDLDNFDKERHEDFKKYEMAKEHDRREHLKTLDEDARKKEEEHFEEMKKKHAEHPKINHPGSQDQLKEVWEEADGLDPNDFDPKTFFNLHDTNGDGYFDEQELEALFTKELEKVYDPTREEDDMMEMEEERLRMREHVMNEVDTNKDRLVSLDEFITATNRKEFLEPDGWETLEQNPVYTEEELREFEEHLAREEQDLNLRTNELMKQQEELERQQEQLNAQKIELQQAVEHMERSKTQKTEPPVQAKDGVPSALEKLPGDNQPMSPGHQQDLPAHS, from the exons ATGTGGGGAGCATCACACTTCTTACTGATACTGTGTCTCTGGGCTTGTTTGGAAGCACTGCCAGTTGCTGTGGATAAGACCAAAGTGAGCCCTCCAGTAGAGGAACTGGAGCCACCTAAAAGTGCT gacACTGGATTGCACTATGATCGATATCTCAGAGAGGTTATTGATTTCCTGGAAAAGGACCCACATTTCAGAGAGAAGCTTCATAACACAGACATGGAAGAAATCAAG CAAGGGAAACTTGCTAAAGAGTTGGACTTTGTCAGCCATCATGTGCGAACTAAACTTGATGAGCTAAAGAGGCAAGAAGTAAACAGACTGCGCACCCTAATCAAAGTCAAACAAGACGTGAATGGAGAAAAAG GTTTGACAGTGGACCACCAGGCGCTTCTGAAACAGTTTGAACATCTGAATCACATGAATCCACATACATTCGAAGTGGAAGATTTGGATCGCCTCATTAAATCG GCCACTAATGACCTGGATAACTTCGACAAGGAAAGACATGAAGACTTCAAGAAGTACGAGATGGCGAAGGAACATGATCGGAGGGAACATCTTAAAACACTGGATGAGGACGCACGCAAAAAAGAGGAGGAACACTTTGAAGAGATGAAGAAGAAACATGCAGAACATCCCAAAATCAATCACCCT GGCAGTCAAGACCAATTGAAAGAGGTCTGGGAGGAAGCTGACGGTTTGGATCCCAACGATTTCGACCCAAAGACATTCTTCAACCTACATG ACACGAATGGAGATGGCTACTTTGATGAGCAAGAGCTCGAGGCACTGTTTACCAAAGAG CTAGAGAAAGTCTATGATCCCACACGTGAAGAGGATGACATGATGGAAATGGAGGAAGAGAGACTTCGCATGAGAGAACATGTGATGAATGAG GTCGACACTAACAAAGACAGGCTCGTTTCACTAGATGAGTTTATCACAGCCACAAATAGAAAAGAATTTCTGGAGCCAGATGGATGGGAG ACTCTGGAACAGAATCCAGTCTACACTGAAGAAGAGTTGAGAGAGTTTGAGGAGCATCTGGCTCGAGAGGAGCAAGACCTGAACCTGAGGACGAATGAGCTGATGAAACAGCAGGAGGAGCTGGAGAGACAACAGGAACAACTGAACGCCCAGAAAATAGAGCTACAGCAG GCAGTAGAGCACATGGAGCggtcaaaaacacagaaaacagagCCTCCAGTGCAGGCCAAAG atggaGTGCCTTCTGCTTTGGAAAAATTACCTGGGGACAATCAGCCTATGTCACCAGGTCACCAGCAAGACCTCCCCGCACATTCTTAG